A single window of Nicotiana tomentosiformis chromosome 1, ASM39032v3, whole genome shotgun sequence DNA harbors:
- the LOC104105423 gene encoding F-box/kelch-repeat protein At1g22040, with product MGGVLSRINNKSNVGELIEDSQSVSCKRQRTSDSFWEHSPRLIPSLPDEISIQILARLPRIHHLSAKLVSRSWKAAVMSSELYRCRKELGTTEEWLYLLTKTDGDKLLWYAFDPISIKWQRLPPMPAMTVNDGPKSGLSGLRAWNMVGSSIRIADAIRGWLGRKNALDQVPFCGCAIGAVDGCLYALGGFFRAAAMTSVWRYDPIVNSWNEVSPMSIARAYCKTGVLNGKLYVVGGVTRDRGGLTPLQSAEVFDPHTGIWSEVPSMPFSKAQMLPTAFLADLLKPIATGMTSYQGKLYVPQSLYCWPFFVDVGGEVYDPETNAWVEMPIGMGDGWPARQAGTKLSVTVEGELYALDPSTTLDSARIKVYDHQDDTWKVIEGDIPINDDSESPYLLAGFLGKLHVITKDANHNIMVMQADRQNHSVPSPSTSSNKIVHEVPELVLGSEANMWRVIASRSGGSVELVSCQILDV from the coding sequence ATGGGTGGCGTATTGAGTCGGATTAATAACAAATCTAATGTGGGGGAGCTCATTGAGGATTCCCAAAGTGTATCATGCAAGAGACAAAGGACATCTGATAGCTTCTGGGAGCATAGTCCACGATTGATTCCGAGTCTACCCGATGAGATATCTATTCAAATCCTCGCCAGACTTCCTAGAATACACCACTTAAGTGCAAAATTAGTTTCACGGAGCTGGAAAGCTGCTGTGATGAGCTCTGAACTTTATAGGTGTAGAAAAGAACTTGGAACGACCGAAGAGTGGCTCTATCTCTTGACAAAGACTGACGGTGATAAGCTTTTGTGGTATGCTTTtgatccaatctccataaagtgGCAAAGGTTGCCACCAATGCCTGCAATGACAGTCAATGATGGACCTAAAAGTGGTTTATCTGGACTTCGGGCGTGGAACATGGTGGGTTCGAGTATTAGAATTGCTGATGCCATAAGAGGTTGGCTTGGTAGGAAAAATGCTCTGGATCAAGTTCCATTTTGTGGGTGTGCTATTGGAGCTGTTGACGGATGCCTCTATGCACTCGGGGGATTCTTTAGAGCTGCGGCCATGACATCTGTTTGGCGGTATGACCCTATTGTAAACTCTTGGAATGAAGTAAGTCCCATGTCGATTGCGAGAGCTTATTGCAAGACGGGTGTCTTAAATGGAAAGCTTTATGTAGTAGGAGGTGTTACTCGGGATCGTGGTGGACTTACTCCCCTTCAATCTGCTGAAGTATTTGATCCTCATACCGGTATTTGGTCTGAAGTCCCGAGCATGCCATTTTCAAAAGCTCAGATGCTACCCACTGCTTTTCTTGCTGATCTACTCAAACCTATAGCTACCGGGATGACATCTTATCAGGGGAAACTATATGTTCCTCAAAGTTTGTATTGCTGGCCTTTTTTTGTTGATGTTGGAGGAGAGGTGTATGATCCTGAAACAAATGCATGGGTTGAAATGCCAATTGGCATGGGAGATGGCTGGCCTGCTAGGCAGGCAGGAACAAAGTTGAGTGTCACTGTTGAAGGAGAGCTGTATGCATTGGATCCTTCTACTACTCTAGATAGTGCTAGAATAAAAGTTTATGATCATCAAGATGACACATGGAAAGTGATTGAAGGAGATATACCTATTAACGACGATTCTGAGTCTCCTTATCTTCTTGCTGGTTTTCTTGGAAAGCTCCATGTGATCACTAAAGATGCAAATCACAATATCATGGTCATGCAAGCTGATAGGCAAAATCATTCAGTTCCTTCTCCATCAACCTCATCAAATAAAATTGTACATGAAGTTCCAGAACTGGTTTTAGGATCTGAAGCGAATATGTGGAGAGTTATTGCATCGAGAAGTGGTGGATCTGTTGAGCTGGTTAGCTGCCAGATCCTTGATGTATAG